ACTAATAATATTTTTATACTAACATTTTGGAGGAAGCATTTATGATGGATAAATTCCTGGATATCTTATTGGGTAAGCCTTTGGCAAATGAGCAAGGTTCTCATGAAAAGTTTAATATTCCTTTTGGATTGGCCGTAATGGCTAGCGATGCTATTTCATCAGTGGCTTATGCTGCAGAAGAAATTTTAATAGTATTAATAGTTGTGTTAGGGCTTCAAGCATATACTTGGCTTAGCATAGTGGCATTAATGATAATTGGACTGCTTGCCATTTTAACGGTATCTTATCTACAAATAATAAGGGCTTATCCTCAAGGTGGAGGTGCGTATATAGTTGCAAAAGAAAATATAGGTACAGTACCGGGACTTGTGGCAGGAGCAGCTCTTTTAATTGATTATATTTTAACGGTTGCTGTTAGTGCTAGTGCAGGTGGAGCTGCTATTTTGTCTGCATTTCCAGGATTATTAAATTACAAAGTACTTATAGTTATAGTATTTATTGTGGTTCTAACAATTTTAAATTTAAGAGGAGTAAGTGAGTCTTCAAAGATTTTTAGCTTACCTACTTACATATTTGTATTCGGTATGATGTTTATGATAGTTTTTGGAATATTTAAGTATGCATTTTGGGGAGGAGCTGCAAATCAGGTTAATAAAGTTGTCTTAAAGCAAACAGCTGATGTTAGCATTTTTCTGATATTGAGGGCCTTTTCCCAAGGATGTTCTGCTTTAACTGGACTTGAAGCCGTAAGTAATTCTGTGCCAAATTTCAAGGAACCAAGTCAAAGAAATGCTAAAATAGTAATGATACTACTGTCTTCTATAATACTATTTATATTTGGAGGTTCATCTATTTTAGCTAATCTTTACCGTGCAGTTCCGGGAGAGAATGTCACAGTACTCGCTCAAATTGCAGAAGGAGTTTTTGGAAGAAACTTTATGTTCTATTTGATTCAGGTTTCAACGGCTATAATACTTTTAATGGCTTGCAATACAGCTTTTACTGGATTTCCTATGCTTATGTATGTCGTAGCAAGGGATGGATTTGTACCAAGGCAATTTACTCATAGGGGAAAAAGACTAAGCTTTTCCATAGGTATTGTGTCCTTATCTGTTATTGCAGGAATATTAGTTATAGTATTTAAAGCAGTTACTCATAATCTTTTGCCACTTTACTCTGTGGGAGTATTTATGTCCTTTACACTTGCTCAAACAGGTATGGTAATTCATTGGAGACAGGGTAAAGAAAGAAATTGGCGTATAAGAGCTTTAATAAATGGATTTGGAGCTGTTGTAACAACTATAACAACAGGGATAATAGCTTATGAAAAATTTGAAGCAGGAGCATGGATAGTAATAATTTTAATACCTATTTTAGTTTTTATCATGCTTGCAATTAAAAGACATTACAACATTGTGGCAGAGCAGCTTCGTGCACATCTAAAAGATTATAAGGCGGCGGATTTACAAAAAAAATTCACACATCTTGCAGTTGTTCCCATTGCTAGCTTAAATAAAGCTTCTTTGAGTGCACTTCAATATGCAAAAAGTGTAACTGATAACGTGATTGCGTTAAACATATCCATAAGCAAAGAGCAAATGGAAAAGTTAAAGGCATCCTGGAGTGAGCTTGATACGGATATAGTTTTGGTAAGCAAATATTCGCCGTATAGACATATAGTTACGCCACTTCTTCAGTCAATAGATGATATTGCATCTAGAGCATCTGATGACGAGAAGATAACAGTAGTTCTTCCGCAATTTATAACTCATAAGTGGTGGGGAAATTTACTTCACAACAATACTGGAATCTTTCTTAGAGAGAGTATTCTTAGAAATAAAAACGTAATTGTATCAACGTATCCCTATCATTTGGATGATGATGAATGATAAAAAAATAGGACCTTTTGGTCCTATTTTTTTATATAAACTTATATAATTCTAAGTGTTTTTGGAAAGGGATAAAATAAAGTCATCGATCATTATGCGAAAGCTGTCTTCTGAATCAACTTTATTTTGAAAATATCCAAGAGAACTTAAGGATACATAGCCATGTAGCAAACTTCTTAAGGCTCTGCTTTTATGTATTAAGTCTACGTCATTTTTTATATAAAAGCTTAAAACTTGAAGAATGATATTATTAGTTTCCTTTGCCATACGATTCACTTCTTCGTTTTCTGTGGTTTTAGTACTTAAAAATAGTCTGTAAGCAGTCTTATTTTCCATAGCAAAGTCCTTATATGTATAGGCAAAAATTTTCACAGCAGCTTCTCCGCTTTTTCCAACTAGGTCCTGCATTAATTTAAAATTCAATGAATTTAATAAATATGTTGTCATGCTTATTTTGAGATCACTCATATTAGAAAAGTGATTATATAAAGATGGAGATTTTATATCCAATTTTTCTGCAAGTTTTTGAAAGGTAACCTTATCAAGACCAATTTCGTCAGCTAACGAAAAGGCGATTTGGATGATTTTCTCTTTGGTTAAATTCCGTTTTTTCACTGCTGTATCACTCCCTATAATCTTATAAAAATATCTTAACATGTTAAGAGTTTTTTTACAAACTATATTTTATAGTTTACAAACTACATTGTATAGTTTATACTATAGCTTATAGAAAGAAGGACTGAATTTATGAAAATGTGGAAAAAAAATTTGATAGTTTGTTGGTTTGGAATGTTTATAACCAGTATAGGAATGAGTCAAATTGCCCCAGTACTACCTCTTTACATAAGACATCTTGGGGTTAATAGCTCATCCTTAGTTGAAGAGTTTTCAGGTATTGCTTTTGGGATTACCTTTATAGTATCAGCTATTTTTTCTCCTATTTGGGGGCAAGCTGCTGATAAATTTGGTAGGAAGCCTATGCTTCTTAGAGCAAGTTTTGGTATGGGAATAATTATATTTAGTATGGGTTTTGTATCAAATGTATATGTGCTTATAGTATTGAGATTGCTTCAGGGTGTTATAACTGGTTACAGCACAGCTTGCACTACGCTAATTGCAACACAAACGGATAAAGAACATGCTGGATGGGCACTCGGCACACTTTCAACTGCTGGTATTGCAGGATCACTTCTTGGACCAACTATTGGTGGTTTTGTAGAAGAAGCCTTTGGTACACAAAATGTATTTTTCATAACAGGTGCACTGCTTATAATTGTATTTATTGCTACAATGCTGTTTGTGAAGGAAGATTTTGTACGTGAAAATAAAAAGGTTGATAGTATGAAGAAAGTATGGAATAGCGTTCCTGAAAAAAGTCTTACTATAACTATTCTTGTAACGTTTTTTATATTAACCTTAGCATTATACTCAATAGAACCAATTATGACAGAGTATGTTTCTAAGCTATCAAGGAATACTAGTCATGTTGCTTTTATAGCAGGGTTGGTTTTTTCAGCTTCGGGACTTGCTAACATAGTTGCAGCACCAAGGCTTGGAAAAATTTCTGATAAAATTGGACCTCATAAGATTATGCTTGGTGCCCTCATAGTTGCAGGTATAGTATTTATACCGCAAGCTTTTGTTAAAAATCCATGGCAGTTAATGTTTTTTAGATTTTTATTAGGACTTGCATCAGGAGGATTAACTCCATCAGTTAATATATTAGTAAAGAAAATCACACCTACGGCTATTACAGGAAGAATTTTTGGACTTAGTATGTCAGCAGGATACCTTGGTGTATTTGGAGGTTCAGTTTTAGGAGGGCAGGTTTCAGCTTATTTAGGAATTAGATATGTATTTTTTATTACCAGTTCACTGCTGCTTATAAATGCAGTGTGGGTTTATTTTAAAGTGTATAAAAAACTTAATTTAAAAGAAATAGTTTAATATAAAGGAGATAACAATATGGAAAATTTAGAAATAGAAAAAACGGCCCTTGTGGTTATAGATTTGCAAAAAGGCATTGTAGCTGGAGAGCATGCGCCTTATACAGGAAAAGAAGTTGTAGAAAAAGCAAGTAAATTAGTTAAAGCATTTACAGATAAAGGGGCTTTTGTAGTTCTTGTAAAAGTCTCAACTATTGATGGAAAGGACATGCTTAAGCCTAAGTTGGATTCGGAAATTAATCAAATTAAGCGCCCAGAAGGATGGGATAGCTATGTACCAGAAATATCCAATATAAAAAATACTTATGCTATTACAAAAAGGCAATGGGGAGCATTTTACGGTACTGATTTAGATTTACAGTTAAGGCGTCGAGGAATAGATACTATGGTGCTATGCGGTATTTCTACAGGAATAGGTGTTGATACTACAGCTAGAGAAGCTTTTCAGCATGGATACAATCAAATTTTTGTTGAGGATGCAATGACAGCAAGATCAAGGGAAGAACATGCCTATGTTTGTAAATATATATTTCCAAGGCTAGGAAGGATCAGAAATACTGAAGAAATATTAGAACAATTATAATATTGAAACAAAATATGATTTTTAATTATAGGTTGACAACCCCACAGTTCTTGGGATAACATTATTTTATAATATACTTATATAATGTTCCTAGGAGGAGTTTTAATGATTGATAATGCTAGGGAAATAGCAGAGTTACTAAAAGTTCTAGCTAATGAAAATAGATTAATGATTGTTTGTCATCTTATTGATGCACCTATGACAGTAACTGAACTTCATGAAAAAATAAATACCTTGACACAATCAGCACTGTCTCAGCATTTAGCTTTATTGAGAGCACATGGAATACTTAGCTCAGAGAAAAGGGGACTTTCTATTACCTATTCAATAAAGGATAATAGGATAACAAATGTAATTAAGGTTTTAAAAGAAAATTATTGTGATATAAAGTAAAGCATGCAAAACTTATAAAGTAATTGCATGCTTTTGCATTTTATATTGACAAAAGTATATTCTAGATTTATATTAGTATATAAGAAGATACTAATATAAATTGGAGGAAGTTTATGTTTAATATTTTTAAAAATAATGAAATTGGTTCTATAAGTGTACATGATTTATATGAGAGAATAGGAAAAATTAATTTAATAGACATTAGGGAAGATTACGAGTATAAAGACGGTCATATACCTTCAGCTAAGAATGTACCAATGGGGATAATTTTAAAAGAACCAGAAAAATATATTGATAAGTCAAAAGAATACTACATAGTTTGTAAGTCAGGAGCAAGAAGCATAAAAACTTGCAAACAATTAATAAGTAAAGGATACAATGTAGTTAATATTTCAGGGGGTACATCAGCGTATATAAGACCACTAGAGAGATAATT
This DNA window, taken from Clostridium acetobutylicum ATCC 824, encodes the following:
- a CDS encoding hydrolase; this translates as MENLEIEKTALVVIDLQKGIVAGEHAPYTGKEVVEKASKLVKAFTDKGAFVVLVKVSTIDGKDMLKPKLDSEINQIKRPEGWDSYVPEISNIKNTYAITKRQWGAFYGTDLDLQLRRRGIDTMVLCGISTGIGVDTTAREAFQHGYNQIFVEDAMTARSREEHAYVCKYIFPRLGRIRNTEEILEQL
- a CDS encoding ArsR/SmtB family transcription factor, producing the protein MIDNAREIAELLKVLANENRLMIVCHLIDAPMTVTELHEKINTLTQSALSQHLALLRAHGILSSEKRGLSITYSIKDNRITNVIKVLKENYCDIK
- a CDS encoding APC family permease, whose product is MMDKFLDILLGKPLANEQGSHEKFNIPFGLAVMASDAISSVAYAAEEILIVLIVVLGLQAYTWLSIVALMIIGLLAILTVSYLQIIRAYPQGGGAYIVAKENIGTVPGLVAGAALLIDYILTVAVSASAGGAAILSAFPGLLNYKVLIVIVFIVVLTILNLRGVSESSKIFSLPTYIFVFGMMFMIVFGIFKYAFWGGAANQVNKVVLKQTADVSIFLILRAFSQGCSALTGLEAVSNSVPNFKEPSQRNAKIVMILLSSIILFIFGGSSILANLYRAVPGENVTVLAQIAEGVFGRNFMFYLIQVSTAIILLMACNTAFTGFPMLMYVVARDGFVPRQFTHRGKRLSFSIGIVSLSVIAGILVIVFKAVTHNLLPLYSVGVFMSFTLAQTGMVIHWRQGKERNWRIRALINGFGAVVTTITTGIIAYEKFEAGAWIVIILIPILVFIMLAIKRHYNIVAEQLRAHLKDYKAADLQKKFTHLAVVPIASLNKASLSALQYAKSVTDNVIALNISISKEQMEKLKASWSELDTDIVLVSKYSPYRHIVTPLLQSIDDIASRASDDEKITVVLPQFITHKWWGNLLHNNTGIFLRESILRNKNVIVSTYPYHLDDDE
- a CDS encoding rhodanese-like domain-containing protein; protein product: MFNIFKNNEIGSISVHDLYERIGKINLIDIREDYEYKDGHIPSAKNVPMGIILKEPEKYIDKSKEYYIVCKSGARSIKTCKQLISKGYNVVNISGGTSAYIRPLER
- a CDS encoding TetR/AcrR family transcriptional regulator, whose amino-acid sequence is MKKRNLTKEKIIQIAFSLADEIGLDKVTFQKLAEKLDIKSPSLYNHFSNMSDLKISMTTYLLNSLNFKLMQDLVGKSGEAAVKIFAYTYKDFAMENKTAYRLFLSTKTTENEEVNRMAKETNNIILQVLSFYIKNDVDLIHKSRALRSLLHGYVSLSSLGYFQNKVDSEDSFRIMIDDFILSLSKNT
- a CDS encoding multidrug efflux MFS transporter, whose product is MKMWKKNLIVCWFGMFITSIGMSQIAPVLPLYIRHLGVNSSSLVEEFSGIAFGITFIVSAIFSPIWGQAADKFGRKPMLLRASFGMGIIIFSMGFVSNVYVLIVLRLLQGVITGYSTACTTLIATQTDKEHAGWALGTLSTAGIAGSLLGPTIGGFVEEAFGTQNVFFITGALLIIVFIATMLFVKEDFVRENKKVDSMKKVWNSVPEKSLTITILVTFFILTLALYSIEPIMTEYVSKLSRNTSHVAFIAGLVFSASGLANIVAAPRLGKISDKIGPHKIMLGALIVAGIVFIPQAFVKNPWQLMFFRFLLGLASGGLTPSVNILVKKITPTAITGRIFGLSMSAGYLGVFGGSVLGGQVSAYLGIRYVFFITSSLLLINAVWVYFKVYKKLNLKEIV